A region of the Pseudarthrobacter phenanthrenivorans Sphe3 genome:
AGCCCCGACATCAGGTAGCACAGACCGGCCCAGCCGGGGTAGGCCCGCGCCAGGCTGATGAGGCGTTCGGGCTCGCGGCTGGTGAAGATGGCCTCATGGACGGCCCTGGCCGGCTTGGGGAGCATCCGCTTGAGGCGTGGGACTTCACCGTCCACGGACAGCAGGGCCGCGTTGCGTCCCCCGAGCACGCCAGTCAGCAGTTCGCCCACTCCCCCGGCGAGGTCATGTACGGGCGTGCGCAGCTGGGGCTGGCCAAAAGGCGTGAGGTCGCGCCTGTCCCAATAGATCGGTGCAGGGTCCCCGGCGGTCATCTTTCCATGCTAGCCGGGAGCAGCACTTGTCCTCACCCGTGATTTCCGCAAGGGTGGTAAGCACCCTTAGCAGTTCCGTTCAATCAGCAAGGAGAATGCCATGAACATCGACAAGTCCCAGATTTTGGAACTCCTCAGGAACAACGGAGACAACGACAAGGCCGCCCAGGCAGAGGCAGAGCTCCCGGACCAGGTGGACACCGAGCAGCACGCCGGCCTCCTGTCGAAGCTGGGCATCAACCCGGCGGACCTGCTCGGCAGGCTTCCCGGCGGCCTCGGCGACAAGCTGGGAGGGCTGGGCCTCTAGCCGGCGTTACGCCGCGCCGTCCTGCCTTCAGGTCCGCTCCATGAACCATTCAGTGAAGGAGGAGGCGCGGCCCTCCCCGTCGAACCGGATCACCCACAGGTTGTCATACGTGGGGCGGTCCCCCAGGTACGTCGTAACCCCCTGCACGAAGGCTGTGTCACCGTCAGCTCCAAGCAGTTCCCATGTAAAGGTCCAGTCCGCGGGTTCGTCCCGGGCCTCCAGCCAGCCCTCCACGATGCCGTCATGCCCCAGCCACGGGCTGGGATCGCCAGGCCGCGTTTCATAGCGCGCTTCCGGCGTGAATAGGGCCCGGATATCCTCGGGCCGGTTGCTGGTCCACGCGGCCTGGTATCTTTCCACCCAGCCGGCAACCTGTTCGTGTGCTGAAGTCCGCTCCGTCATGGTGCCGTTCTACGCCTGCCGTGTTCGGGCCGCAAGGGTTTCAGCCGCTGACGGCGGCAATCCACACGCCGATCACCCAGGTGCTGGCAGCGAGGCAGGCCAGCCCGAACTCGGCGAGCATGCCCAGGCCCGTTGCCTTCAGGGCCGCCCAACTGGACGTGGTTGCCGTACCCAGGTTCCGGGTGCGGAG
Encoded here:
- a CDS encoding nuclear transport factor 2 family protein, with translation MTERTSAHEQVAGWVERYQAAWTSNRPEDIRALFTPEARYETRPGDPSPWLGHDGIVEGWLEARDEPADWTFTWELLGADGDTAFVQGVTTYLGDRPTYDNLWVIRFDGEGRASSFTEWFMERT